In Erigeron canadensis isolate Cc75 chromosome 1, C_canadensis_v1, whole genome shotgun sequence, a single window of DNA contains:
- the LOC122586712 gene encoding laccase-12-like, with protein sequence MERVFNSIISTTFRSFFLVSLLLLISSLTSSANAKTHNYDFVVQATNVKRLCETHNSITVNGQFPGPTLEVNNGDTLVIHVTNKAQYNVTLHWHGVRQMTTAWADGPEFITQCPIRPGGSYTYRFTISGQEGTLWWHAHSSWLRATVYGAIIIHPKEGYTYPFPKPNRESVIALGEWWDANPIDVIREATRTGAAPNVSDAYTINGQPGDLYKCSSKETVRVPINSGETSLLRVINSALNQQLFLKIANHKLTVVGADASYVKPFTTTVLMLGPGQTTDVLIKADQPVGRYYIAARAYASAQGAPFDNTTTTAILEYKTASSNPIMPSLPAFNDTATATAFTTSFRSLEKSLVPTEIDHNLFITAGLGINQCPPKTPARNCQAPNGTRFTASMNNVSFVLPSNFSVLQAYHQGIPGVYTTDFPAKPPVAFDYTGNVSRSLWQPTRGTKVYKMKYGSRVQIVLQGTNIFTAENHPIHLHGYDFYILAEGFGNFNPKTDTAKFNLVDPPLRNTVSLPVKGWAVIRFVADNPGTWIMHCHLDVHIGWGLATVFIVEDGVGPMQQLEQPPPDLPVC encoded by the exons ATGGAGCGCGTATTCAACAGTATAATTAGCACCACATTTCGCTCTTTCTTCCTAGTGAGCTTGTTGCTTCTTATTTCAAGTTTGACCTCTTCGGCAAATGCAAAGACTCACAACTATGACTTCGTC GTTCAAGCAACAAACGTTAAGAGATTATGTGAAACCCATAATTCTATCACGGTCAATGGGCAGTTCCCGGGTCCAACCTTGGAAGTGAATAATGGCGATACTTTAGTGATACATGTTACAAACAAAGCTCAATATAATGTGACACTTCACTG GCATGGTGTTAGACAAATGACGACTGCATGGGCAGATGGACCAGAGTTCATCACGCAATGCCCAATTAGACCAGGAGGTAGTTACACTTACCGGTTCACAATTTCAGGACAAGAAGGAACATTGTGGTGGCATGCACATAGCTCATGGCTTCGAGCCACAGTTTATGGTGCTATCATTATTCACCCGAAAGAAGGATATACTTACCCATTCCCTAAGCCAAATAGGGAATCAGTCATTGCTCTTG GTGAATGGTGGGATGCAAACCCAATAGATGTTATAAGAGAAGCCACAAGAACTGGAGCAGCTCCAAATGTTTCTGATGCGTATACCATCAATGGACAACCTGGTGATCTCTATAAATGCTCTAGTAAAG AGACGGTCAGAGTACCAATAAATTCAGGAGAGACAAGCCTCCTTAGGGTCATCAACTCAGCCTTGAATCAACAACTTTTTCTCAAAATTGCCAACCACAAACTTACAGTGGTAGGAGCTGACGCTTCCTACGTAAAACCTTTCACCACCACAGTCCTCATGCTTGGACCAGGCCAAACCACAGATGTACTAATCAAGGCCGACCAGCCAGTAGGTCGATATTACATTGCTGCACGAGCTTATGCCAGTGCACAAGGTGCTCCATTTGATAATACCACCACCACTGCCATTTTAGAGTACAAAACTGCCTCTTCAAATCCCATTATGCCGTCTCTCCCAGCATTCAATGACACTGCAACTGCCACTGCCTTCACCACCAGCTTCAGAAGTCTGGAAAAATCCCTTGTTCCCACTGAAATAGATCACAATCTTTTCATTACTGCAGGACTTGGAATTAACCAATGCCCGCCAAAAACCCCAGCACGAAACTGTCAGGCCCCAAATGGGACCCGCTTCACTGCTAGCATGAACAACGTGTCTTTTGTACTCCCATCCAATTTTTCTGTACTTCAAGCATACCATCAAGGGATCCCTGGAGTTTATACTACTGATTTTCCTGCAAAACCTCCTGTGGCCTTTGACTATACAGGCAATGTAAGCCGCTCTTTGTGGCAGCCTACTCGTGGAACGAAGGTCTATAAGATGAAATACGGGTCAAGGGTGCAGATAGTGTTGCAAGGAACAAACATCTTCACTGCTGAGAACCACCCAATCCATCTTCATGGATATGATTTCTACATACTTGCAGAAGGATTTGGAAACTTCAACCCAAAAACTGACACTGCTAAATTTAACCTTGTGGATCCACCTCTCCGAAATACAGTTAGCTTACCTGTCAAAGGGTGGGCTGTCATTAGATTTGTTGCTGACAATCCAG GTACCTGGATTATGCATTGCCACTTAGATGTTCACATCGGCTGGGGTTTGGCCACAGTCTTTATCGTAGAAGATGGGGTCGGGCCAATGCAACAATTGGAGCAACCACCACCAGATTTACCTGTGTGTTGA
- the LOC122584567 gene encoding laccase-12-like, translated as MKRVLSNVTSTTFRSFFLLSLLFLIASLSTLANAKTHNYDFVVQATKVKRLCKTHNSITVNGQFPGPTLEVNNGDTLVIHVTNKARYNVTIHWHGVRQITTAWADGPEFITQCPIRPGGSYTYRFTISGQEGTLWWHAHSSWLRATVYGAIIIHPKEGYTYPFPKPHRESVIALGEWWDANPIDVIREATRTGAAPNVSDAYTINGQPGDLYKCSSKDTVKVPINSGETSLLRVINSALNQQLFLKIANHKLTVVGADASYVKPFTTTVLMLGPGQTTDVLIKANQPVGRYYIAARAYASAQGAPFDNTTTTAILEYKNTTSKPIMPALPAYNDTATATAFTTSFRSLEKALVPTKIDHNLFITAGLGINQCPPKTRARNCQAPNGTRFTASMNNVSFVLPSNFSLLQAYHQKIPGVYTTDFPAKPPVAFDYTGNVSRSLWQPTRGTKVYKMKYGSTVQIVLQGTNIFTAENHPIHLHGYDFYILAEGFGNFNPKTDTAKFNLVDPPLRNTVSLPVKGWAVIRFVADNPGTWIMHCHLDVHIGWGLATVFIVEDGPGPMQKLEKPPADLPVC; from the exons ATGAAGCGTGTGCTCAGCAATGTTACTAGCACCACATTTCGCTCTTTCTTCTTACTGAGCTTGTTGTTTCTCATTGCAAGTTTGAGCACTTTAGCAAATGCAAAAACTCACAACTATGACTTCGTC GTTCAAGCAACAAAAGTTAAGAGACTATGCAAAACTCATAATTCAATCACAGTTAATGGCCAGTTCCCGGGTCCAACCTTAGAAGTGAACAATGGCGATACTTTAGTGATACATGTTACAAACAAAGCTCGATATAATGTCACAATTCATTG GCATGGTGTTAGACAAATAACGACTGCATGGGCAGATGGACCCGAGTTCATCACGCAATGCCCGATTAGACCAGGAGGTAGTTACACTTACAGGTTCACAATTTCAGGACAAGAAGGAACATTGTGGTGGCATGCACATAGCTCGTGGCTTCGAGCCACAGTTTATGGTGCTATTATTATCCACCCAAAAGAAGGATATACTTATCCGTTCCCTAAGCCACATCGTGAATCTGTCATTGCTCTTG GTGAATGGTGGGATGCTAACCCGATAGATGTTATAAGAGAAGCCACAAGAACCGGAGCAGCTCCAAATGTTTCTGATGCGTATACCATCAATGGACAACCCGGTGATCTCTATAAATGCTCTAGCAAAG ATACGGTCAAAGTACCGATTAATTCAGGAGAGACAAGCCTCCTTAGGGTCATCAATTCAGCCTTGAATCAACAACTTTTTCTGAAAATTGCCAACCACAAACTTACTGTGGTAGGAGCGGATGCTTCTTATGTAAAACCCTTCACAACCACAGTTCTCATGCTTGGACCGGGCCAGACCACAGATGTACTAATCAAGGCCAACCAGCCAGTAGGGCGATATTACATTGCTGCACGAGCTTATGCCAGCGCACAAGGTGCTCCATTCGATaataccaccaccaccgccatctTGGAGTACAAAAACACAACTTCCAAGCCCATTATGCCAGCTCTCCCGGCATACAATGACACTGCAACTGCCACTGCTTTCACCACCAGCTTCAGAAGTCTGGAAAAAGCTCTGGTTCCCACTAAAATCGATCACAATCTCTTCATTACCGCAGGACTTGGAATCAACCAATGCCCTCCAAAAACCCGGGCAAGAAACTGTCAGGCCCCAAATGGGACCCGCTTCACCGCTAGCATGAACAACGTGTCTTTTGTACTCCCATCTAATTTTTCCTTGCTTCAAGCATATCACCAAAAAATTCCGGGAGTTTATACCACTGACTTCCCTGCAAAACCTCCAGTGGCCTTTGATTATACTGGTAATGTAAGTCGCTCTTTGTGGCAGCCCACTCGTGGAACGAAAGTCTATAAGATGAAATATGGGTCAACGGTGCAGATAGTGTTGCAAGGGACAAACATCTTCACAGCTGAGAACCACCCAATCCATCTTCATGGATATGATTTCTATATACTTGCAGAAGGATTTGGAAACTTTAACCCAAAAACCGACACTGCTAAATTTAACCTTGTAGATCCACCTCTTCGAAATACAGTTAGCTTACCTGTCAAAGGGTGGGCTGTTATTCGATTTGTTGCTGACAATCCAG GTACCTGGATTATGCATTGCCACTTAGACGTTCACATTGGGTGGGGTTTGGCCACCGTATTCATTGTAGAAGATGGACCTGGGCCAATGCAAAAGTTGGAGAAGCCACCAGCAGATTTACCAGTGTGTTGA
- the LOC122585791 gene encoding laccase-12-like → MDRLYSSIICNTLRSVFLLSLLLLFSSFTSLANAKTHYHDFVVQATKVKRLCETHNSITVNGQFPGPTLEVNNGDTLVIHVTNKARYNVTIHWHGVRQMLTAWADGPEFITQCPIRPGGSYTYRFTISGQEGTLWWHAHSSWLRATVYGAIIIHPKQGYSYPFPVPKCESVIALGEWWDANPIDVIREATRTGAAPNVSDAYTINGQPGDLYKCSSKDTVKVPINSGETSLLRVINSALNQQLFFTIANHKLTVVGADASYVKPFTTKVLMLGPGQTTDVLIKADQPPGRYYIAARAYASAQGAPFDNTTTTAILEYKNATSKPIMPPLPAYNDTATATAFTTSFRSLEKSLVPTEIDHNLFITAGLGINQCPPKTRARNCQAPNGTRFTASMNNVSFALPSNYSILQAYHQGIPGVFTTDFPAKPPVVFDYTGNVSRSLWQPIRGTKVYKMKYGSRVQIVLQGTNIFTAENHPIHLHGYDFYILAEGFGNFNPKTDTAKFNLVDPPLRNTVSLPVKGWAVIRFVADNPGTWIMHCHLDVHIGWGLATVFIVEDGAGPLQKLEKPPPDFPVC, encoded by the exons ATGGACCGTTTGTACAGCAGCATTATTTGCAACACTTTACGCTCTGTCTTTCTGCTTAGCTTATTGCTTCTCTTTTCAAGTTTCACCTCTTTGGCAAATGCAAAGACTCACTACCATGACTTTGTT GTTCAAGCAACAAAAGTTAAGAGGTTATGCGAAACCCACAATTCTATCACGGTTAATGGGCAGTTCCCAGGTCCAACCTTGGAAGTGAACAATGGCGATACTTTAGTGATACATGTTACAAACAAAGCCCGATATAATGTCACTATTCACTG GCATGGTGTCAGACAAATGTTAACAGCATGGGCAGACGGACCAGAGTTTATCACACAATGTCCGATCAGGCCAGGGGGAAGCTACACCTACAGGTTCACGATCTCAGGACAAGAAGGAACATTATGGTGGCATGCACATAGCTCCTGGCTTCGAGCTACTGTTTATGGTGCTATAATTATTCACCCAAAACAAGGATATTCTTACCCGTTCCCAGTGCCAAAGTGTGAATCGGTCATTGCTCTTG GTGAATGGTGGGATGCTAACCCGATAGATGTAATAAGAGAAGCCACAAGAACTGGAGCAGCTCCAAATGTTTCTGATGCTTACACCATCAATGGACAACCTGGGGATCTCTACAAATGCTCTAGCAAAG ATACCGTCAAAGTACCCATAAATTCAGGAGAGACGAGCCTCCTTCGTGTGATAAATTCAGCTTTAAATCAACAACTTTTCTTCACCATTGCCAACCACAAACTTACTGTGGTAGGAGCCGACGCATCTTATGTAAAACCATTCACCACCAAAGTCCTCATGCTTGGACCAGGTCAAACCACAGATGTACTCATCAAGGCTGACCAGCCACCGGGCAGATACTACATTGCTGCGAGAGCTTATGCCAGCGCACAAGGTGCTCCTTTTGATAATACGACCACCACCGCCATCTTGGAGTACAAAAACGCAACATCCAAGCCCATTATGCCACCTCTTCCAGCATACAATGACACTGCAACTGCCACCGCCTTCACCACCAGCTTCAGAAGTCTCGAAAAATCACTTGTTCCCACCGAAATTGATCACAATCTTTTTATCACTGCTGGGCTTGGAATCAACCAATGCCCGCCAAAGACCCGTGCTAGAAACTGTCAGGCCCCCAATGGGACCCGTTTCACTGCTAGCATGAACAACGTATCTTTTGCACTCCCGTCCAATTACTCCATACTTCAGGCATATCACCAAGGAATCCCGGGTGTTTTCACCACTGACTTCCCAGCCAAACCTCCGGTTGTCTTTGATTATACTGGTAATGTAAGCAGGTCTTTATGGCAGCCTATTCGTGGAACTAAGGTCTACAAGATGAAATACGGGTCAAGGGTGCAGATAGTGTTGCAAGGTACAAATATCTTCACTGCTGAGAACCACCCAATCCATCTTCATGGATATGATTTCTATATACTTGCAGAAGGATTTGGAAACTTTAACCCAAAAACTGACACTGCAAAATTCAACCTCGTGGATCCACCTCTCAGAAATACAGTTAGCTTACCAGTCAAAGGATGGGCAGTCATTAGATTTGTGGCTGATAATCCTG GTACCTGGATTATGCACTGCCACTTGGATGTTCACATTGGCTGGGGTTTGGCCACAGTGTTTATTGTAGAAGATGGGGCTGGGCCACTGCAGAAATTGGAGAAACCGCCACCAGATTTCCCTGTGTGTTGA
- the LOC122585790 gene encoding putative pentatricopeptide repeat-containing protein At5g40405, protein MQALKNFLKNPTISIVETCKTLKEINQIHTQLLVKGFANDPELVSKFAASIALKHSHNIHYSVKILDQCENPSLFALNSLIRVYSKSSNPEKSLHFYKKILHFNKSPDNYTFTFLIKSCVRLAFVKDLGLAVHGSVLKYGLDNDPHVQSGLVNLYAEMGLLRELKDFFEDINKADLITQTAMVVACARLGDTDFARQVFDEMPERDVVAWNAMIAGYVKAGESLEGLQLFFEMERLGLKVNEVSMVSVLSACSQLSDLNTGRDAHRYIEEERLRIDLTLGSALVHMYAKCGDIDMAMDVFWGMKEKNVYTWSCAMGGLAMNGNGEKCLELYKLMLQEGIQPNEVTFTSVLKGCCVLGLVEEGLKHFQSMIKEYGIEPQVEHYGCMVDLYGQSGRLDDALKFIYSMPFPAHMEAWGALLNASKVHNNVELAELASSKMVELETKNDGAYVQLSNVYADINKWDSVDGVRHTMKSQRVAKVPGVSTIDNNSNWGNIVTG, encoded by the coding sequence ATGCAAGCTTTAaagaactttttaaaaaaccCAACAATTTCAATAGTAGAAACATGCAAAACACTTAAAGAAATCAACCAAATTCATACTCAATTATTAGTTAAGGGTTTTGCAAATGACCCAGAACTTGTATCCAAATTTGCTGCATCAATTGCACTAAAACACTCACACAATATTCATTATTCTGTAAAAATTTTAGACCAATGTGAAAATCCTTCTCTTTTTGCATTAAATTCCCTCATCAGGGTTTACTCAAAATCTTCAAATCCtgaaaaaagtttacatttttataaaaagattttaCATTTTAATAAGAGCCCAGATAATTAtacatttacatttttaataaaGTCTTGTGTGAGGTTGGCTTTTGTTAAAGATTTAGGCTTGGCTGTGCATGGGTCTGTGTTGAAATATGGGTTGGATAATGACCCACATGTTCAAAGTGGGTTGGTTAATTTATATGCTGAAATGGGGTTGTTAAGGgagttaaaagatttttttgagGATATAAATAAAGCGGATTTGATTACGCAAACTGCGATGGTGGTTGCTTGTGCTAGATTGGGAGATACTGATTTTGCACgccaagtgtttgatgaaatgcccgAGAGAGATGTGGTGGCGTGGAATGCGATGATAGCGGGGTATGTTAAGGCTGGGGAATCCTTGGAGGGTTTGCAATTGTTTTTTGAGATGGAGAGGTTGGGTTTGAAAGTTAATGAGGTGTCAATGGTTTCCGTGTTGTCTGCTTGTTCGCAGTTGAGTGATTTGAATACTGGCCGTGATGCACATAGGTATATAGAGGAAGAAAGGCTAAGAATTGACTTGACTTTAGGGAGTGCGCTTGTTCATATGTATGCAAAGTGTGGGGATATTGATATGGCGATGGATGTATTTTGGGGGATGAAAGAGAAGAACGTTTATACGTGGAGTTGTGCCATGGGAGGATTAGCGATGAATGGAAATGGCGAGAAGTGTCTTGAGCTCTATAAACTTATGTTGCAAGAAGGGATCCAGCCAAATGAGGTTACATTTACATCGGTCTTAAAAGGTTGTTGTGTGTTGGGCTTGGTTGAAGAAGGTTTAAAGCATTTTCAATCTATGATAAAAGAGTATGGTATCGAACCTCAAGTCGAGCATTATGGATGTATGGTTGATTTATATGGTCAATCCGGACGCTTAGATGACGCCTTAAAGTTCATCTATAGCATGCCATTTCCAGCCCATATGGAAGCTTGGGGAGCTCTGCTGAACGCTAGCAAAGTACATAACAATGTAGAGTTGGCTGAACTTGCTTCTAGTAAGATGGTTGAACTAGAAACAAAGAATGATGGTGCATACGTGCAATTGTCAAATGTTTATGCTGATATCAACAAGTGGGATAGTGTTGATGGCGTGAGGCACACAATGAAGTCACAAAGGGTTGCTAAGGTCCCTGGTGTTAGCACAATAGACAACAATAGTAATTGGGGAAATATAGTTACTGGGTAG
- the LOC122585049 gene encoding dehydration-responsive element-binding protein 2C-like, translating into MALGFTPRETEMDLGQVDCSKKRNRTRKEAPKTVAATLAKWVEYNKANSLDGKVKTRKPPAKGSKKGCMKGKGGPENSRVNFRGVRQRTWGKWVAEIREPNRGKRLWLGTFGNAVEAALAYDEAAKAMYGPNARLNLPDYRSKNDCVQMMSAVSGSSCESTTTYSHSEDSTVLDSKAGFDGFLKTEHEEKMYDVNEAAFSPKVEIKKERFEDEHKSAADASLCTDDGYFQNNPVDVMFDLDELISLIDQSGAPACNANNESLFGYKPDGLNCSMYMQQDPYGALDYSFDLLEQGRPEDFNFTLEELGVSLDSLPK; encoded by the exons ATGGCGTTAGGGTTTACCCCAAG AGAAACTGAGATGGATTTAGGACAAGTGGATTGCTCAAAAAAGAGGAATAGAACCAGAAAAGAGGCACCGAAAACTGTGGCAGCAACTCTTGCTAAATGGGTTGAATATAATAAAGCTAATTCATTAGATGGAAAAGTGAAAACACGAAAACCGCCTGCAAAAGGGTCGAAAAAAGGATGTATGAAAGGTAAAGGAGGGCCAGAGAATTCGAGGGTTAATTTTCGAGGTGTGAGACAACGGACATGGGGTAAATGGGTTGCAGAGATTCGTGAACCGAATAGGGGCAAAAGATTATGGCTTGGGACATTTGGGAATGCTGTTGAAGCTGCATTGGCTTATGATGAGGCTGCAAAAGCAATGTATGGGCCGAATGCTCGTCTTAACTTGCCAGATTATCGCTCGAAGAATGATTGTGTTCAGATGATGTCTGCTGTGTCTGGTTCTAGTTGTGAATCGACAACGACGTATAGTCACTCTGAGGATAGCACAGTACTAGATTCTAAGGCTGGATTTGACGGGTTTTTGAAAACTGAACATGAGGAGAAAATGTATGATGTAAATGAAGCTGCATTTAGTCCAAAAGTCGAGATTAAAAAAGAACGTTTTGAGGATGAACATAAAAGTGCTGCTGATGCTTCCTTATGtactgatgatggttactttcaGAACAACCCTGTTGATGTGATGTTTGATTTGGACGAGCTTATCTCGCTTATAGATCAAAGTGGTGCCCCTGCCTGCAATGCTAACAACGAGTCGCTGTTTGGATACAAACCAGATGGCCTAAATTGTTCAATGTATATGCAACAAGATCCTTACGGGGCGCTGGATTATAGTTTTGACTTGCTGGAGCAAGGAAGACCCGAAGATTTTAATTTCACATTGGAGGAGCTGGGTGTGAGTTTGGATTCCTTGCCAAAGTAG